The Gossypium hirsutum isolate 1008001.06 chromosome D06, Gossypium_hirsutum_v2.1, whole genome shotgun sequence genome contains the following window.
AACTGTattattaagttttaaaattttatccaatcaGCACTTGAcaaatgtttttgttttaatattttttaaataagttaaaatctatatttttaattacttttattatatatattagaaatcTTATTACACACGTATACatatggaaatcataaattttaaacacaaatatTTGTTTAAAACTCACATATactaaataatgaaatgtatggtttaaaactaattaataatgatatctgaaatatgtacaatattattaaaatgaaaaaaaaaagattaaattgtttatcatggtgttgTCATCAATAGTCAGTATCGAATTAACTtgtaacaccaactcaatcaaatatattattaatataatgtaTACAACTGATAaaggtaataaagtgtgcataataaaattaaaatgtataaagatataaaaaaacaaaactttagTGTCAATGATAAATTAAAGGTTTTTTTAATGCATTTGGTGTGAGTTCAAATATcactatatgcatatttttattggttttttaaagtgaaaagtctaaaataccctcaaataatattacttattttaattacagaaGAACGTTTTCGTAACTTCCTAACCAAGTTGGTAACCCAATTGAGagtgacactaactcaattaggAGCTTAAACATTAATATAGATAACTTAATTTCGCCCCtcccaaaaaaaatatatttggcTTCGTCCTTGCCTTGGGAAGGaccaagatttttaaataaaacaaatagaaaGACTCAAGgtttcaaaataaaagtatagggattgaattttaaactttaaaagagTATAAGGATTTCTAGtatatttaaacttattttttcaaatttttttaaagttcagattttaaaatattaaattttaatatatttttatttaaatgattgCTCAGAGTAATATAGTTTGAAAGATAAAATACatgattattttgttatttatcaagtcttttttttttggttaattcaaCTGATTCGATCAGTGGTGTTAGTGCGAGTCATTTTGGGGCTGCTGAAAAGGCCATGGCAAGTTCGGGTCCAGCATGTTTTGCGCGAGGTTAACCAAATTGCGGATAGCTTAGGGAAAGCAGGAGTGAATTCTCCTCCACCAGCTCTTCAAGTCGTTGTTGTTATGCCTAACGCGGTTTGAATGTTCGTGACCGAGATGGGGCGCCTCATCATTGCGCTACTGCTGTTGAGGTTTAGTGGGCATATTTGCTTTTGGTTTCTTTCACttcaaattccaaaaaaaaaaaaaaaacaaagacaaaataACTATGAGAAAATATGTATGGGTTTCTTTGCAGGGGAATACAAGTGGGTTAAGTTTGACTTCACATTTTTTCGGTTTCGATTAAGTTGGTTatctatattatataaaatattaattaagttggTGTCATTAATAAAGTCGATGtcaatttagttaaaaattattaaaatattcttattttagaatataatttatattattataataacattttaatcttttcatatttttagataatcttcaaataaaacaattgaaaaacataatttaaaaatcaaatacatGAGCAACAAATTCGTGTGAAAATTTCTTACCACTCCACCAataataaattgttgaaataattttgtaaatatatatataatataaaacattttggtaggtgtgatacatatattatttttatttatttaaatatataagttatattattattttaaatataaaatgtattactcttaatttattttaatcaagAAAAGTGGATTAATCAAGTTAAACTGGTGGGGCTGAATCAATTACAACCAAAATGGTTTGATGAGTGAGTTATTGGTAGAGGTTAATGGCCAAATGAATTATGTATGAAAAGCCTACTAAACCAACCCTTAAGCAACTTGGTTTTAGTGCACAACTTGACCAACCCTTTCATGTTACAGAATAACGAGGCAAGAGACCTAAGAAATTGCTTTCAAACAGCTTGGACCGACCACACATTTTACATTTACTTCATATATTGAATTACTCCTCTAAGACTCTATTCTTCTTATAGTTTCATGGTGAGTGACGGCATCCTCAACAACACATGGCAGACACGTTGGGCAGTAGACGGCACTTGGTGTTTTGGATTTACGAGTTCCAACACGCCAGAGACAACATGCAATGAATCTGGTGCAAGATTCAGGGTCTTAGCTTGATTCATGCCAAAATATTCACTTGGGACAATTACTAGTCTAAGATCAACCAATTATTTGAAACAAGGCTGCAGAGCTTATAGAGAGCACCAGCAACCCTTCGGTTTTACCACATGCTTATGCTACTTTGTTTTCTTACTCAAATATTCTAACTAATGCGCATCTTCATAACCTATCTCCAAATCCTATTCGTCTATGATCATAAACTTAAATTATCACCACTACAAATGTCAAAATTGTTGACCCCAATGGACACTTTTCAGGAGGTTTTCTATTAGATTTAGATTTAGAATGTTTGGATACCCCAATGGACAATTAAGGTATGTTATCCATATTGCAATACATAAATAGCAACAAACATTTTTCCTCATTAATTAGTGTAAATACTATTAAGTATGGGTCGAATTGAATCAAACAGTAAATGTGAGAGAATAATATTGAAAATGTCACCATAATTGAAACGAGAAAATGAAGGAAAGTTGCAGACAAAGATGGCAACTTAAAGCAGCCCACTACCACAACATTAACAACACAACATCTGAAAACATCAGCAACATACAATGGATCAAACAACAACAAATCTGGGTTTTCAATTTCCCATCTAAAAACAATCACATAATCACACTTTCGCAATAACAACAATAACCTTCATCATCAAACAATGACTTCCCACCTCACATAAATCAAGCCACAGTCGAGTTCTCGGGCGGCGACGTCCATAGGATGTCTTTAAGCGCCGGCCGGAGCTCTTTACTGCAAAACTGATTGTACTCGAATGTGTCGCCATGGTCCTTTTTAACTTCCACCACCAAGAACGACGGCGTCACCGCAAATATATCGGCAGCAATGGCAAGTTTACCTTTCCTCCCACATTCTTGACCCTGCAACCTCACCTTACACTCGCTCTTTTTGACGCTGAACTTCCCCGATTTGGCCACCTCTTCGAGCCTCGATATCACGCTGCTTGCCGGCCTCGTCGTGGCGAACCTCAACTCCTCTTTCTCTTCCCTCTTTTTCTCTTCGAACAACGGAGATAAATCGAAGCCTTCCGACAATGAAATTATGTGGAATGCGTTTAAGGTCTCGGGTTTAGAAGATTTCTCTCCATTGAATGCTTCGAATTCTATTTCTTCCTTAGTTGTTTTAGTCTTGGGGATTGATTTTTTGAACCAAGATGATTCCGTGATCTTGGAGATGGCGATTCGGGTTTTCGGGTTCGGGTCTAAAAGCTTGGATATTAGCCTCCGAGCTTCAGGTGAGAACCATGGCGGACACTTGAAATCTCCTCTGTAAATCTTCTTATACATCGCCACCAAGTTATCATCTTGAAACGGTAAAAACCCGGCGAGAAGAACGTATAAAATCACCCCACAAGACCAAATATCCGCCTTGGCTCCGTCGTACCCTTTTTTTCCAATGACTTCCGGCGCCACATACGCCGGCGTTCCGCAAGTCGTGTGCAACAACCCGTCTTGCTTCAAATGTTCCGTGAAAGCGCTGAGTCCGAAATCGGTGACCTTCAAGTTGCCTTCTTCGTCTAAGAGAAGATTCTCCGGCTTCAAATCACGGTGGTAAACGCCGCGGCTGTGGCAGAAATCGACGGCGGAAACGAGCTGCTGGAAGTAAACCCTGGCAGCGTCTTCCTTGAGACGACCTTTGGCGATTTTCGAGAAGAGCTCGCCGCCGCGGACGAGCTCCATGGCGAAGTAAATCTTGGACTTGCTCGCCATCACTTCGTGCAGCTCGACGATGTTGGGGTGTTTCACCATTTTCATGACGGAGATCTCTCGCTTGATCTGCTCCATCATCCCGACTTGGATCACTTTCTCTTTGCCCACCACTTTCATGGCGACATTCTTCCCTGTTTGAAGGTTCTTCGCATGGTAGACTTTGGCGAAGGTTCCATGACCCAACATACGGCCAAGCTCGTATTTTCCATGGAGTAAAGATGGGTTTTCGGTTTTAGCTTTGTCCGCCATTTTTGAACAATAAAAGCtcgagaaattaaaaagaaaaataagaaaagaaacgGATACCCTTTGATCTGAAGTACTGTATATTTACAATATAAGTgagaaatatatgtatatttaaaactGAAAGCCTTCAAACTGAATCACCCGTCTTCGACGTGTTTTCGGTGACAATTTCGGCCGCCGATGGAGCGCTTACGGTGGTAACAAAGCTCAGGCCTTGCCAACGATGAACGTCTCATCTCTCTGCATTCCCCAAGGGGATTTTTACACTTGtaaaattataatgaaaaaaaaaaaaagccttttGCTGTAATCTCCAATAGGCAGAGGAGATTTGAAGCTTTTTGCTCTTTCTCTTTTGGGATTCAATGCTCAAGGTTCCAACTTATACAAGTTTTCAGAGCCTGGAATTCCCGTTTTGTCCCTTGTATTATGGTCAAATGTATAAATGGTCCTTATACTATGTACTTTTTATGGGCTTAATCACTCTTttataatttgtgtatttttcgGTCAAGAGGTAATTAGTGTCggaaaatacaaaaacaaaaaagtatGAGATtatagtaaaaggactaaatgtGCGAAAATGATATAGCATTTGACCTTGAATGATCATGATATGAACAGTAAAATAGTGACACGTGGGAAGCCTTCCAGCAATGATCTGACCGTTTTGTCCTTGTTGACGGTAGGTTCTTAATAATTCCGTATTAGTAATTCTATCAAAATTACATGTTTACCACTGCCACgtcaataaataaatatttcaacatgCGGTTCTCCATTCATCCATtctaatatcataaaattcaatcattttattttttatttcttccaaCTAAAGCCATATTTTTAATACCAAATATCACAGTCAAATGGTCAGGTTCTGAGTACACGTGTAAGGtattaatttttcctttttcgatgactaaattgtaaaaaaattaaaaattatagaaataaaccgattttttaaatatttacaagaaTAAGCTGATTTTGGTAGGCGTTTTTAGGGGAAACTTAAAAAAACTCTTTCAGCTAAAAGTATTTCTACCACATCAATATTAAAAGTGAcgacattaat
Protein-coding sequences here:
- the LOC107901584 gene encoding CBL-interacting serine/threonine-protein kinase 6-like, encoding MADKAKTENPSLLHGKYELGRMLGHGTFAKVYHAKNLQTGKNVAMKVVGKEKVIQVGMMEQIKREISVMKMVKHPNIVELHEVMASKSKIYFAMELVRGGELFSKIAKGRLKEDAARVYFQQLVSAVDFCHSRGVYHRDLKPENLLLDEEGNLKVTDFGLSAFTEHLKQDGLLHTTCGTPAYVAPEVIGKKGYDGAKADIWSCGVILYVLLAGFLPFQDDNLVAMYKKIYRGDFKCPPWFSPEARRLISKLLDPNPKTRIAISKITESSWFKKSIPKTKTTKEEIEFEAFNGEKSSKPETLNAFHIISLSEGFDLSPLFEEKKREEKEELRFATTRPASSVISRLEEVAKSGKFSVKKSECKVRLQGQECGRKGKLAIAADIFAVTPSFLVVEVKKDHGDTFEYNQFCSKELRPALKDILWTSPPENSTVA